A section of the Bradyrhizobium oligotrophicum S58 genome encodes:
- a CDS encoding ABC transporter permease — MLAYALRRVLSTLPVMAIVALFVFSLLYIAPGDPAVIIAGDQASPADVERIRANLGLDQPFLVQFGSWVWRLLHFDLGTSIFTSLPVSALIAQRIEPTLSLMMVTLCLTIIVAVPLGVVAAWKAGTWIDRVIMAFAVFGFSVPVFVVGYILAYVFALKFDWLPVQGYTPLAQGFWPWLQNLILPSVALGCVYIALIARITRAAMLEVLQQDYIRTARAKGLGQGGILFIHALKNAAVPIVTVVGIGIALLIGGAVVTESVFAIPGLGRLTIDAILRRDYPVIQGIVLLFSFVYVLVNLLIDITYTLVDPRIRY; from the coding sequence ATGCTCGCTTATGCGCTCCGACGCGTGCTGTCGACATTGCCGGTGATGGCGATCGTCGCGCTGTTCGTCTTCAGCCTGCTCTACATCGCGCCGGGCGATCCGGCCGTGATCATTGCCGGCGACCAGGCGAGCCCCGCCGACGTCGAGCGCATCAGAGCCAATCTCGGACTGGACCAGCCCTTCCTGGTCCAGTTCGGCAGCTGGGTGTGGCGCCTGCTGCATTTCGATCTGGGCACCTCGATCTTCACCAGTCTTCCGGTGTCGGCGCTGATCGCCCAGCGCATCGAGCCGACCTTGTCGCTGATGATGGTGACCCTGTGTCTCACCATCATCGTCGCGGTGCCGCTCGGCGTCGTCGCGGCGTGGAAGGCGGGCACCTGGATCGATCGGGTGATCATGGCATTTGCCGTGTTCGGCTTCTCGGTGCCGGTGTTCGTGGTCGGCTACATCCTGGCTTATGTCTTTGCCTTGAAGTTCGATTGGCTGCCGGTGCAGGGCTATACGCCGCTCGCGCAAGGATTCTGGCCTTGGCTGCAGAACCTGATCCTGCCTTCGGTGGCGCTCGGCTGCGTCTACATCGCACTGATCGCGCGCATCACCCGGGCCGCCATGCTCGAAGTGCTGCAGCAGGACTACATCCGCACCGCGCGCGCCAAGGGGCTGGGGCAGGGCGGCATCCTGTTCATCCATGCGCTGAAGAACGCCGCGGTGCCGATCGTCACCGTGGTCGGCATCGGCATCGCGCTTCTGATCGGCGGCGCCGTCGTCACCGAGAGCGTGTTCGCCATCCCCGGCCTCGGACGGCTGACCATCGACGCCATCCTGCGCCGTGACTATCCGGTGATCCAGGGCATCGTGCTGCTCTTCAGCTTCGTCTACGTGCTCGTCAATCTCCTGATCGACATCACCTACACCCTGGTCGACCCGAGGATCCGCTATTGA
- a CDS encoding ABC transporter permease yields MTATTTTSPPPGLVIAPALPDLMVAPKIRRGAIGFLRNHPTVAIGGALLLLLVIIGVFAPFLFTVDPTAIAPAKRTRLPSADFWFGTDALGRDIYSRVLYGTRVSLTVGLSVALAASLIGLTIGLVAGFVRWADGVLMRCMDGLMSIPPILLAVALMALTRGSVGNVILAITIAEIPRVARLVRGVVLSLREQPYVDGAVASGTRTPMVILRHILPNTTAPMLVQATYICASAMITEAILSFIGAGTPPTIPSWGNIMAEGRALWQVKPYIVFFPAAFLSVTVLAVNLVGDGLRDALDPRMAKSP; encoded by the coding sequence TTGACCGCCACGACCACAACGTCTCCGCCGCCGGGCCTCGTCATCGCGCCCGCTCTGCCGGACCTGATGGTCGCGCCGAAAATCCGGCGCGGCGCCATCGGCTTCCTGCGCAACCATCCGACGGTCGCGATCGGCGGCGCGCTGTTGCTGCTGCTCGTCATCATCGGCGTGTTCGCGCCGTTCCTGTTCACCGTTGATCCCACCGCCATCGCGCCAGCCAAGCGCACGCGGCTGCCGTCGGCGGATTTCTGGTTCGGCACCGACGCGCTCGGCCGCGACATCTATTCGCGCGTGCTCTACGGCACCCGTGTGTCGCTCACCGTCGGCCTGTCGGTCGCGCTGGCGGCGTCGCTGATCGGTCTCACCATCGGCCTCGTCGCCGGCTTCGTGCGCTGGGCGGACGGCGTCCTGATGCGCTGCATGGACGGGCTGATGTCGATCCCGCCGATCCTGCTCGCCGTGGCGCTGATGGCGCTGACCCGCGGCAGCGTCGGCAACGTCATTCTCGCCATCACCATCGCCGAGATTCCGCGCGTCGCGCGCCTCGTGCGCGGCGTCGTGCTCTCCTTGCGCGAGCAGCCTTATGTCGACGGCGCCGTCGCTTCGGGCACGCGCACGCCGATGGTGATCCTGCGCCACATCCTGCCGAACACGACGGCGCCGATGCTGGTGCAGGCCACCTACATCTGCGCCAGCGCGATGATCACCGAGGCCATCCTGTCCTTCATCGGCGCCGGCACGCCGCCGACCATTCCGTCCTGGGGCAACATCATGGCCGAGGGCCGCGCGCTCTGGCAGGTCAAGCCCTACATCGTGTTCTTCCCCGCCGCGTTCCTCTCGGTCACCGTGCTCGCCGTGAACCTCGTCGGCGACGGCCTCCGCGACGCGCTCGACCCGCGCATGGCGAAGAGCCCATGA